The nucleotide window GGCCGCCTCGTACTCCTCCGGCGTCTCCGCGGGCGAGAGGCCCTTGGCGCGCAGCTGCTCGTCGGCGATGAACTCGGAGTTGCCGCCGAGCTGGATGTCGGTACCGCGACCGGCCATGTTGGTGGCCACGGTGACCGCGCCCAGCCGACCGGCCATGGCGATGATCGAGGCCTCACGCGCGTGGTTCTTCGCGTTGAGCACCTCGTGCGGGATCCCGCGCTTGAGCAGGTACTTCGCCAGCTCCTCGGACTTCTCGACGCTCGCGGTGCCCACCAGGACCGGCTGGCCGGCCTCGTGGCGCTCGGCGATGTCGTCGACGACCGCGGTGAACTTCGCCTTCTCCGTCTTGTAGATGACGTCGGCGCGGTCCTCGCGGACCATCGGCCGGTTCGTGGGGATCGGCACCACGCCCAGCTTGTAGGTCTGGTTGAGCTCGGCGGCCTCGGTCTGGGCCGTGCCGGTCATGCCCGAGAGCTTGTCGTAGAGCCGGAAGTAGTTCTGCAGCGTGATCGTGGCGAGGGTCTGGTTCTCGTCCTTGATCTCCACGCGCTCCTTGGCCTCGATGGCCTGGTGCATGCCCTCGTTGTAGCGGCGCCCGGCCAGCACGCGGCCGGTGAACTCGTCGACGATGAGGACCTCGCCGTTGGTGACGATGTACTGCTGGTCCTTCTTGAACAGCTCCTTGGCCTTCAGGGCGTTGTTCAGGTAGCCGATCAGCGGGGTGTTGACCGCCTCGTAGAGGTTGTCGATGCCCAGCTGGTCCTCGACGAACTCCACGCCCTCCTCGGAGACGGCGACCGTGCGCTTGGCCTCCTCGACCTCGTAGTGCCGGTCGCGCTTCATCAGCGGGGCGATGCGGGCGAACTCGCCGTACCACTTGGCACTGGTCTCGGCCGGGCCGCTGATGATCAGCGGGGTGCGGGCCTCGTCGATGAGGATCGAGTCGACCTCGTCGACGATCGCGTAGGCGTGCCCGCGCTGCACCAGGTCGCCCTTGGCCCAGGCCATGTTGTCGCGCAGGTAGTCGAAGCCGAACTCGTTGTTCGTGCCGTAGGTGATGTCGCAGGCGTACTGCTCGCGCCGCTCAGCCGGCTGCTGGCCGGACACGATCGTGCCGACGGTGAGGCCGAGGAAGCGGTGGATGCGCCCCATGGTCTCGGCGTCACGGGCGGCCAGGTAGTCGTTGGTCGTGACGATGTGCACGCCCTCGCCCGGCAGGGCGTTGAGGTAGGCGGCCAGCACACCGGTGAGCGTCTTGCCCTCACCGGTCTTCATCTCGGCGATGTTGCCGAGGTGGAGCGCGGCGCCACCCATCATCTGCACCGGGTAGTGCCGCTGGCCCAGCGTGCGGCCGGCCGCCTCGCGGACGACGGAGAACGCCTCGGGCAGCAGCAGGTCGAGGCTCTCGCCGTCGGCGTACCGCTCCTTGAACTCGTCGGTCTTGGCGCGCAGCTCGGCGTCGGTCAGCGCGGCGGTGTCGGCCTCGTGGAGGTCGACCGCGTCGGCGATCTTGGACAGCCGTCGGAGGATCTTGCCCTCACCGGCACGCAGGATCTTGTTGAACACCACGGCACCAGCGTAGGCGGCGAACCCGTGAACTGGTCCACGCGGCGACGGATCTCCCTACCCGGGCGCGCCCGCTCCGTACCGTCGGGAAGCGTGTCCTCCACCGCAGACTCCCCCGCACCCCTCCTCGGGCCCGGGCTGGTGGCCTTCTTCACCGAACGTCACCTGGCCACGCTCACCACGCTCCGCGCCGACGGCAGCCCGCACGTCGTCCCGGTCGGGGTGACCCTGGACCCGGCGACCGGCACCGCCCGGGTGATCACCTCGGGCACCACGGCCAAGGCCCGGCACGTGCGCGACGGGCAGTCCCGCGTGGCGGTCTGCCAGGTCGACGGCGCCTGCTGGACGACGCTGGAGGGGACGGCGGTGGTGCGGGACGACGCCGCGTCGGTCGCCGACGCCGAGGCCCGCTACGCCGCCCGCTACCGGCAGCCCCGCGAGAACCCGGCGCGGGTGGTGCTGGAGATCTCGGTGGACAGGGTGCTGGGCAACGCGGAACGTCACCGGGGCCCGGCGACCGAGGAGTGAGCGGCATGGACCTGAGCGGCATCGACCTGACCACCGAGACCGTGCGCACCGAGCGACTCGTGCTGCGGCCCTTCCGCCCGGACGACGTCGACGCGGTGTTCACCGCCTGCCAGGACCCGGAGATCCCGCGGTGGATCGCCGCGGTCGGCGTCCCCTACACCCGGGAGGACGCCGCCGCGTTCGTCACCGGCGAGGCGCCCACCCAGCGCCGTGAGGGCACCGGGCTGACCGTCGCGATCGAGGCCGACGGCGTGCTGGTCGGCGCCAGCGGCGTCCAGCGGATCGGCCAGCACCCGATCGGCCCGGAGGTCGGCTACTGGATCGCCCCCCAGGCCCGTGGGCACGGGTACGCCGCCGAGGCCGCACACGCCCTGGCCGACTGGGCGATCGGGCTGGGGGCGCCGCGGGTGTACCTGGTGGCCGACGTGGCGAACACCGGCTCGCAGGCGGTCGCCGTCCGGGCCGGGTTCGCCCGCGAGGGCGTGCTGCGCTCCTACCTGCACTACCGCGACGGCCGCCGCGCCGACGCGGCCCTGTTCTCCCGCCTCCCCGGCGACTGACGCCCAGGGGTCTGGCCACCGCAGCGACCGGTGGGCCGTGTCGGGCAGCGGCCCACCGGTCGGCCAGGCGGCTGGACCCGCCTCGGCCAGGCGGCCGGACCCCGCCTCGGCCAGGCGGCCGGACCCTGCCTCGGCCAGGCGGCCGGACCCTGCCTCGGGCACGGACCGCGCGAGATCTGCGATCTCGTGGCGTCCCGGGCCCGGAGGCCACGAGATCGCAGATCTCACCACCACAGCAGGGCCCGGGCGGGCGGCGGGCCGCCGCAGCAGGGCCCGGGCGTCCGAGCCGCCGCACCGGCAGGACCCGGACGTGCGGCGAGCCGCCCTCCGCGGTGCGGAGGACGGCTCGCCGGGTGTGCTGGGGTCAGGCGTGCGCGGGTTCGCGCTCGGGCGCCGCGGCGCCGTCGGGCGAGCCGACGGAGGCCCCGAGCCGGATCAGCCCGTAGTCGAAGGCGTGCCGTCGGTAGACGACCGAGGGCTGGCCGGTGTCGGCGCACAGGAACAGGAAGAAGTCGTGCCCGACGAGCTCCATCTCGTAGAGCGCCTGGTCCACGTGCATGGGCGTGGCCTGGTGCACCTTCTCGCGCACGATCTGCCCGGGCAGGTGCTCGTCGAGGTCGGTCACCAGCGGACCGTCGACCAGGGCGGCCTCGATCGACTGTGACGGCTCGCCGACGGTCGCCGGCTCAGGGGTGCCCGAGGGACCGGCGGCGTCGCCGACCGGGGCGGTGGCGTCCACCGGGGTGACGTCGGCCGGGACTCCCCCGACCCGCACGCTGGGCGGGGTGTGCCGGCCGTGGTGGACCCGGCGGCGGTCGTTGGCCCGCCGCATCCGGTTCTCCAGCTTGCCGGCCGCGAGCTCCAGGGCCGCGTAGAAGTCCGGCGCACACGCCTCCGCGCGGGCCACCGGGCCCTTGCCGCGCAGGGTGATCTCCACGCGCTGGCAGTTCGCGGACTGGCGTGGGTTCTTCTCGTGCAGCAACTCGACGTCGATGCGGATGACCTTGCTGTCGAAGCGTTCGAGCTGGCCGACCTTGTCCTCCACCTTCTGGCGGAAGTGCTCGGGCACCTCGACGTTGCGTCCTCGGACCACGATCTCCATCTGACCTCCCGGTCGAGCGGGTGATCTCTCTCACGCTAGCCGTCCCGCGGCCGTCCCGACACCGGGAGGAGCGACCGACCTCGTCCGGTTCACCCCCGCACGGTGAAGGTCGCAGGTGAGCGGCGCGGAGCCGGCCGCACGACCCGGCGCTCGGTGGCCGCGACGACCGCGGCGAGCACCGCCTCGGCCGGCCCGGCGGGTGCCCCGGCGGCCAGGGCCCGGGCCGCCTCGGTGAGCGTGGCCCCGCTGGTGGCGACGTCGTCGACCAGCACCAGCCGGCTCCCCGGTGGCAGCGGCACGGGCAGCCGGTGGAACCGGCCGGCGAGGTTGGCCCGCCGGGCTGCGGCGTCCAGGCCCGCGGAGTCGCGGGTGCGCCCGGCCCGGCCCAGCAGCGGCACCACCGTCGCCGCCAGTCCGGCGGCGGTCAGCTCGGTGACGGCGTGGGCGGCCAGCTCGCGCACCTGGTCGCGCCCGCGACGCCGCACGGCCGCCGGGGCGGTGGGCACCGGCACCAGCACGACCGGGCCCGCGGGAGCCGGTACTGCGGCGAGCACGGCGACCACCGCCAGGGCCAGCGCGGTGCCCAGCGGTGCGCCCAGCTCGGCGCGGCCGTGCTCTTTGAAGGCCAGCACGGCCGGGCGCACCGGTCCGGCGTAGGCGCCGGCGGCCACCGTCGGCGGGAAGCCGGGCGGGTGGCGGCGCGGCTCGGCCAGCCGGGGCCGGGCCAGCCGGCTGCGGCACGCCGCACACAGCACCGCACCGGGGCGGGTGCAGCCGGCGCACACCCGCGGCAGCACCAGGTCCGACAGCGCCCGTCCCCCGGCCCGCAGCAGCCCCGGCGGGCCGTCGTCCGTCGTCCTGGCCGGTCGCACGCCGTCCACCCTGCCCGGCACACGGCCGCAGGGCCCGGGCCGGCGAACGGCTGGGGACCGGGCCGGGAGACGGGGACGGCGGCCGGCGCCGCCGGATCACATCGGGTAGAAGGGCGCCGCACCGTCCAGCGGGGGCGCACCGCGGACGAGGGTGACCCAGGTGCCCCCGGCCAGCTGCCAGAGGGTGCCCTTGGAGACGGCCAGCGGCTGCCGGCCGGGCGCCGCCGCCAGCGCGGTGGCCTGCTCGGGCAGGCCGTTGGTCAGCACCGGGGTGAGCCCGAAGCCGTCGACGCCCACGGTGTAGGGCACGGTCTTCTGCTCGCTGGGGTCACCGGCCAGCACCATGAGCAGCCCGGCGTTGCGCCACGCCACGTCGACGACCTGCCGCACCGAGGGGGCCACCGCGCGCAGGTCGCGGACGCTCACGGCGTCGTCGTCGCGGACCACCGTGCCCACGTAGAGCTGCGTGCCGTCGGTGCCCTCGATGACCACCGCGGCCCGGACGCCGTCCGGGGACAGCTGGAAGGTCGTCGCCCGGCCCAGCCCCGCCAGCGTGGGCGCGCTCACCGTCTGCGGCGACCCCCCGGCCGGCAGCCGGACGACGTCGGTGCCGTTGCGGACCGTCCAGACCTCCGACCGGGTGCCGGGGGTGGTGGGCGCGGTGAAGCTGCTGCCGTCGAGCACCCAGGCGAGGTCACCGTCGTACGGGCCGGCGAACAGCGTCGCCGGCGCCCCCGTGGGCGAGTTCGTCGTCGACACCCCCGCCATCAGGGCGAGCTGCCCGGTGCGCGGGTCGACCGACACCGCCGCCGACGACAGGCCGTAGGTGTTCGTGCCGGCCGGACCCGGGGACGGCGAGCCGTCGGAGGCCCGGCGCAGGCCGCCGTCGTGCAGGTAGTGCCCCACCGCGTTGGGCGGGGCGGCGTCGGGGTCGAGGGCCGGCAGGTCGGCCCTCGTCTGCCGGTCGGGGAGCCCGGGCAGGCCCAGCGGCTGGCCGTCGCGCAGCACCTCGACCGTCTGCAGGCCCAGCTGCTCCTGCTGCAGCGACCAGACCAGCTGCCCGGCGGCCGAGGCGACGGTGCCGTCCTCGGTGCCGGCCGGGAAGGTGAGGTCGACGGTCGCGGTCTGCCCGGCGACGGCCACGGTGCTGCGCAGGCTGGCCCCGTTGAGCGGGTTGACCACCCCGGCGCTCACCGCCGGCGACGGACCGGACAGCAGCCGCTCCACCACGGCGTTGGGCTGCGCCTCGCCGTCCACCAGGTAGCGCGGGTCGGGGACGACGCGGGTGCCGGTGGGGTCGAGGAAGTACAGGGCGATCTGCTCGTAGGTGCGGGTGAAGTCCGGCTCGAGCATCAGCAGGCCGTCGGGCGGGTTGGTGATCCGCCACTCCCCCGACTCGTCGGTCAGGGTGAAGTTGCGGGCGTAGACGTCCTCCGAGCCGACGGCGAAGATGCCGCGCTCGTCGATGGTGCCGACCGCCTCGGCCGTGACCTGCACGGTGCCCTCCTGCGCCTGCACCGGCGCGTAGTCGCCGCTGATCACGGTCACCCCGTCGCTGTCGGACCAGCTGGTCGCGGCGTCGGTGCTGAGGTACTGGCGGGCGACCGGGTGGTTGCGGGCGGTGCTGGCGTTGGCGTCGATGAACCCGCGCACGACCTCCTCGGGGGTGGCCCCCGGCTCCGGCGCCTGCGGCTCGATGCCCACCGCGTCGGCCGGCGGCTCGGCGACCTGGGTGATCTGGGTGACCGGCGAGCTGCTGGGCACCGTGCTGCAGGCCGGCAGCAGGGCGGCGAGCAGCCCGACGAGCACCGCACGGGCCGCGCGGGCGCTCACGCCTGCTCCCGGCGCAGCATCGGCGGGCGCAGCGGCAGCGGCGAGCTGGTGAGCTCCGCACCCGCGACCAGCGGCAGCGTGAGCCGGAACTGCGCGCCCTGCCCGGGCAGCCCCCACACCTGCAGCCAGCCGCCGTGCAGCCGCGCGTCCTCCAGGCTGATCGACAGGCCCAGTCCACTCCCCCCCACGGTGCGCACCCGGGAGGGGTCGGCGCGCCAGAACCGGTCGAAGACGTGCTGGGCGTCCTCGGAGGTCAGCCCCACCCCGTGGTCGCGGACCGTGATCGCCGCCGCCGACCGGGAGGCGGCCAGGGTGATCTCGACCGGCTCGCCGCGGCCGTGCTCGATGGCGTTGCCGACCAGGTTGCGCAGCACCCGCTCGACCCGGCGTCCGTCGACCTCGGCGATGACCGAGCGCGGCGGCAGGCTGACCAGCAGCGCGCACTCGTGCCGCTCGGCCAGCGACGCCATCCCGGTCACGACCCGCTGCACCAGCGGGCCCAGCTCCTGCGGCTCGGGCTCCAGGGTCGCCGCACCCGCGTCGTAGCGGCTGATCTCCAGCAGGTCGGTGAGCAGGGCCTCGAAGCGGTTGAGCTCGGCCTGCAGCAGCTCGGCGGAGCGGGCGACCGCCGGGTCGAACTCCTCGCGGGCGTCGTGCAGCACCGCGGCGGCCATCTGCACGGTGGTCAGCGGCGTGCGCAGCTCGTGCGAGACGTCGGAGGTGAAGCGCTGCTGCAGCTGCGACAGCGCCTCCAGCTGCGTGATCTGCTGCTGCAGCCCCTCGGCCATGGCGTTGAAGCTGGTGGCCAGCCGGGCCAGGTCGTCCTCCCCGCGCACCGCGAGCCGTTCCTCCAGGTGGCCCTCGGCCAGCCGCTGGGCGCTGCCGGCGGCGCGCCGCACCGGGTCGACGACGAGCCGGGTGACCAGCACGCCGATGCCGGCGACGAACAGCACCAGGACGGCGCTGGTGACCGCCACCGTGCTGCGGATGCCGGACAGGTTCGCCTGCTCCTGGTCCAGCGGGAAGGCGAAGTAGACCTCGACGCTGTCGCCACCGCCGGGGTCGGTGGGCACCGGCGCGCCGACGATGAGCGTGGGCACCGGCTCACCGCTCGGGTCGGGGACCCGGGCGTAGCGGTAGGCCTGCGACCCGGCGGCCACCTGGGCCTCCAGGTCCGCGGGCAGGGCGGGCTCGATGCCGCGGCGGCTGACCGCGGGCCGCTCGTCCTCCCCGGACCGGTAGATCATGACCACGTCGAAGTCGCCGGCCGCCCCGCCGCGGCGCTGCAGGCCCTCGACGGTGCGCGCCAGGGTCGAGCGCACGCTGGCCGAGTCGCCGGTGGCGATGCCGCTGACCTCGGTCTGGGCGTAGACGACCCCGGCCAGCGACTGGTCGACGGCGGCCTGCTGCTTGACCCGCAGCAGCTGCTCCCGGATCTGGGTGAACAGCACCATGCTCACGATCACCACCACCACGGCGGCGACCAGCATGGTGATCGCCCCGACCCGCAGCTGCAGCGACGCGCGCCAGGCGTGCACCACACGGCGGGCACCCCGGCCGATGCGCACGGTCGCCCGGCGGCGGAACCGGCGGACACGCCGACGGAGCCCCCGGCCCAGCTGGGCGGGCCGGCGGCGAGGCGGCGGAGGCGCGGCGGCGGGCTGGGGTTCCCGGTCGACCGCCGGCGGCCCGGTGGTGGTGCTCACCGGAGCGCGGGGACCCCGCGACGGGCGCCGGTCACGGCGGGCCTGCCTTGTAGCCCACACCGCGGACGGTCAGCACGACCTCGGGCTTCTCCGGGTCGCGCTCGACCTTGGCCCGCAGCCGCTGCACGTGCACGTTGACCAGCCGGGTGTCGGCGGCGTGCCGGTAGCCCCAGACCTGCTCGAGCAGCAGCTCGCGGGTGAACACCTGCCGCGGCTTGCGGGCCAGGGCGACCAGCAGGTCGAACTCCAGGGGGGTCAGCGCGATCGGGGCGCCGTCCCGCACGACCTGGTGCGCGGGGACGTCGATCTGCACGTCGCCGATCGAGAGGCTCTCGGCCTGGCCGGTGTCGCCGCGGCGCAGCTGGGCGCGCACCCGGGCCACCAGCTCGACGGGCTTGAACGGCTTGGTGACGTAGTCGTCGGCGCCGGCCTCCAGCCCCTGGACGACGTCGATCGTGTCGGTCTTCGCGGTGAGCATCACGATCGGCACGGTCGACTGGGTGCGGATGTCGGCGCAGATCTGCAGGCCGTTGCGGCCGGGCAGCATCAGGTCCAGCAGCACCAGGTCGGGGCGCAGCTGCTGGAAGGTGGCCACCGCCCGGGCGCCGTCGGAGACGAACGCGGGCTCGTAGCCCTCACGGCGCAGCACGATGCCGAGCATCTCGGCGAGGGCGGCGTCGTCGTCGACGACGAGGACACGGCCGCGGCTGGCGCCGGACGACGGAGCAGAGGGGGGCACGCCGCCATTGTGCGTGACCACCGCCGGGAACGGGTCCGCCCCGCCCGGAGATCTCCCCGGGCGGTCCGTGGTCGGGCCCCCTGGGGCCCGACCACGGACGACTCGACCGGATGGAACGGCCCCCTCGCAGGGACCCACCGCGCGCGGAGCGTGTGGCGGGTCCTGCGAGGGTCAGGCCCCCGTGCAGGGTCCCGCCGCGAGCTCGCTCGCGGTGGGGGGCACGGGGGTCCTTTCAGTAGCGGTAGTGCTCGCTCTTGTAGGGACCCTCGACCGGGACGCCGATGTAGTCGGCCTGCACCTTGGTGAGCTCGGTCAGCTTCACGCCGAGCGCGTCGAGGTGGAGCCGGGCCACGTGCTCGTCGAGCTTCTTGGGCAGCACGGTGACGCCGGGGGTCTTGCCCTCGTAGGCGGCGCGGTTGGTCCACAGCTCGATCTGGGCCAGCGTCTGGTTGGAGAACGACGCGCTCATCACGAAGCTGGGGTGGCCGGTGGCGTTGCCCAGGTTCAGCAGCCGGCCCTCGCTCAGCACGATGATCGTGTGGCCGTCGGCGAACCGCCACTCGTCGACCTGCGGCTTGATGTTCGTCTTCACGATGCCCGGGGTGCGGGCGAGACCGGCCATGTCGATCTCGTTGTCGAAGTGGCCGATGTTGCCGATGATCGCCTGGTGCTTGGTCTGACCGAGCTGCTCGGCGGTGATGATGTCCTTGTTGCCGGTCGTGGTGATGATGATGTCGGCCTTGCCGATCACCTCGTCCAGCGTGGTGACCTCGTAGCCGTGCATCGCCGCCTGCAGGGCGTTGATCGGGTCGATCTCGGTGACGATGACCCGGGCGCCCTGGCCGCGCAGCGAGTCCGCGGAGCCCTTGCCGACGTCGCCGTAGCCGCAGACGACGGCGACCTTGCCACCGATCATCACGTCGGTGCCGCGGTTGATCCCGTCGATGAGGGAGTGCCGGACGCCGTAGAGGTTGTCGAACTTGCTCTTGGTGACCGAGTCGTTGACGTTGATCGCGGGGAAGAGCAGCCGGCCGTCGCGGGCGAGCTCGTAGAGCCGCATGACGCCGGTGGTGGTCTCCTCGGTGACTCCCTTGATGCCCTGGCCGATGCGGGTCCAGTACGAGTCGTCCTCGGCGATGGTGCTGCGCAGCGTGTCGAGGATGACGCCGTACTCCTCGGAGTCGGCCTCGGTGGTGTCCGGGACGGCGCCGTCGGCCTCGAAGCGGGTGCCCAGGTGGACCAGCAGGGTGGCGTCGCCGCCGTCGTCCAGGATCATGTTCGGGCCGACGACCTCACCGGCGGAGTCGCGGAACTCGAACATCCGCTGGGTGCACCACCAGTACTCCGGCAGCGTCTCGCCCTTCCAGGCGAAGACGGGGACGCCGGTGGGCTCCTCGGCGGTGCCGTCGCCGACGACGATCGCCGCGGCGGCGTGGTCCTGGGTGGAGAAGATGTTGCAGCTCACCCAGCGGACGTCGGCGCCGAGCGCGGTGAGCGTCTCGATCAGCACGGCGGTCTGGATGGTCATGTGCAGCGAGCCGGCGACGCGCGCGCCGGCGAGCGGCTGGGCGTCGCCGTACTCCTCGCGCAGCGCCATCAGGCCGGGCATCTCGTGCTCGGCGAGGGCGATCTCCTTGCGGCCGAAGCCGGCGAGGGAGAGGTCGGCGACCTTGAAGTCGTCGGAGGTGAGCACACGGGTGGGGGTGGTCATGTCGCTCCAGTGTCCGGCCCGGCCGCGGTGGGCGCAGGCGGTCGTTGATCTCTGAGCGAGCATGCCGAGGCTTCGGCGGGGCTCGAGCCGTCCCCCAGGCTACCGCTGCGCCTCCCCGGGCCGCCTCATCCCGTCGAGCCGGGGTCGGCGCCCCCCTGCCGACGGGCACAGGGGGCCTCCGTCAGGCGGCGGAGGTGGTGGCCCGGTACAGGACGGCGGGGCCCCCGGCGGTGACCGGCTGCCCGGCGGGCACGAACGCCGACTCGCCCTGCCGGAGCACGACCTCCCCGTCGGGCCCGGACAGCACGGCCGTGCCCTCGGTGCACAGCACCACCTGGGGGCCGGCGGTGGTCAGCACGCCCGGGTCGACGTCGACCTGCGCGCGGGTGAGGTCGAAGTCGCGCACCGGCGTCGGGTACCGCAGGCCGCCGGGGCCGAGCACCGGGTGGATGACCGGCACCCGGCCGTCGGTGAAGTCGAGCACCTCGATCAGCGCCGCCAGGTCGACGTGCTTGCTGGTGAGGCCACCGCGCAGCACGTTGTCCGAGCTGGCCATGACCTCCACCCCCGCCCCGCTGAGGTAGGCGTGCAGGTTGCCGGCGGGCAGGAAGACCGCCTCACCGGGCTTGAGGGTGAGGTGGTTGCACATCAGCGAGATGACCACGCCGGGGTCGCCGGGGTAGGTCTCGGCCAGCGAGGCCGCCCACCGGTAGGTGTTGATGAACTCCGGGTCGTGCGCGGCGACGAAGCTCGCGGCCTTGGCGGCCACCGCGGTGACCAGGGAGTCCCGCCGGCGCTCCGACAGGGCCAGCAGCTGCGGGATCGCGGCCTGCAGACCGCCGTTGGCCAGCGCGGCGATGGTCGGCATGAGCTCGGCGAGCTGCAGCTTGGCCAGGCAGTGCAGCGACTCCGCGAGCGGGCGGAAGCCGCACAGCGCCTCGACCGGCGTGATCGCCAGGAGGATCTCCGGCTTGTGGTAGGGGTCCTTGAAGGTGCGCGTCGGGTCGTCCAGGGGGACCCCGGCGGCCTCCTCGGCGGCGAAGCCGACCTGCGCCTGCGCCGTGGTCGGGTGCGCCTGCAGCGACAGCGGCAGGTCCGCGGCCAGCACCTTCATCAGGAAGGGCAGCCGGTCGCCGAAGCGGTGCCGGACGCTCTCGCCGAGCATCTGCTCGGGCTCCTCGGCGATCGCCGCGTCCAGCGAGCGGCCGTCGGACAGGACGCTGGGCTGCCCCGGGTGCGCCCCCATCCACAGCTCCGCGTACGGCTGGTCAGCCGGCGACGGCTCGCCGAGCAGCTCGGGGATGACCGTGCGGGAACCCCACGGGTAGTGCCGCACGGCGTTCGTCATCTGCCACATCGGCGGGGACGATACCGGCCAGGGCCCACCGGGCGGCCCCGGTCGGCCCGGTGCCGCCCGACCGGGTGACGCCTCAGCGCGCCGCGGGCTCCGAACGCCGGATGTCGGGCTCGAGGTAGATGACCCGGGCGATGGGCACCGCGGCCCGCACCCGCTGCTCGGCCGCGTCGATGGCGGCGGCCACCGCGGCGGCGGTGTCGTCGTGCCGGACGGCGATCTTGGCGGCCACCAGCAGCTCCTCGGGACCGAGGTGCTGGGTGCGCATGTGGATCACCGACTGGACCGACTGCCCGTCGACGAGCGCGGCCACGATCTGCCGCTGCGCGTCCGGGGTCGCGGACTCCCCGACGAGCAGGCTCTTGGTCTCGACCGCCAGGACAGCCGCGACGGCGACCAGCAGCAGGCCGATGGCGATGGTGCCCAGCCCGTCGTAGAGGGTCTCGCCGGTGATCGCCGACAGCGTCACGCCGATGAGGGCCAGCACCAGGCCGGTGAGCGCGGCGCTGTCCTCGAGCAGGACGACGGGCAGCTCGGGTGCCCGGGCGTGCCGGATGAAGGCCCAGTAGCTCTCCCCCGGCTTGCGGACGGCGTTGGTCTCCTTGAGCGCGGTGCGCAGCGAGAAGCCCTCCAGCGCCATCGCCACCAGCAGCACGATGATCGCCACCGTCTGCGACTCGACCTCGCCCTCCTCGCGGACCTTGTGCACGCCCTCGTAGATGGCGAAGCAGCCACCGACGCTGAAGAGCACGATCGCGACGATGAAGCTGTAGATGTAGCGGTCCCGGCCGAAGCCGAAGGGGTGCTCGGGGGTCGCGGCCCGCTTCGAGCGCTTGCCGCCGACCAGCAGCAGCACCTGGTTGCCCGAGTCCGCCACCGAGTGGATCGCCTCGGCCAGCATCGACGAGGCGCCGGTGATCAGGAAGGCGATGAACTTCGCCAGCGCGATGCCGAGGTTGGCGCCGAGCGCGGCGATGATCGCCGTCGTCCCGCCGCCGTGCCCACCACCGCCGTGCTCCCCACCGCCGTGCTCCCCACCGGCCTGACCGGGGCCGCCCGTGCCGGGTCCGGCGGTGGCGGGGTGGGCGCCGGAGGCGCCGGCCGTCGAGCTCTCGGTCATGGCTGCAGGGCCCTCTCGTGGTCGAGCGCGAGTGCGAGGTAGACCGCACCGAAGTCGGCGACGGCGAGCTGGCGGGCGAGCCGCGCCAGCCGGGGCTGCTGACCGGGGTCGGTGGAGGCCAGGGCGCTGACCGGGACGTTGTGCGCCTCGGCGATCCGCAGTGCCTCGCCCATCGCCTCCCCGGCCGAGCGCGGCTCCCGCTCGTCGCCGTCGCGCGCGGCGGCGTGCTCGTCGCGGACGGTGACCAGCTGGAGCCGGCGGCCCACGTCGTCGGTGCGGTCGCGGAAGAAGTCGTCCTGACCGCCGGCCGGCGCCAGCGGGCCGGCGAGCACGGTGCGCAGCGACACCCGCTGGTCGGGCAGCCGGAACCCGGTCGCCGGCAGCCCGGCGAGAGTGGCCAGCTGGTCGGCGACCCGGCCGGCGGCGGCCCCGGCGAGCGGGCCCTCCGCGGCGATGACGGGCAGGGCGTCCAGCAGCTCCAGCGCCAGCGTCTTCGCCGGGTTGACGAAGGACTCGCGGGCCGGGCCGCACTCGGT belongs to Modestobacter sp. L9-4 and includes:
- the hpf gene encoding ribosome hibernation-promoting factor, HPF/YfiA family; this translates as MEIVVRGRNVEVPEHFRQKVEDKVGQLERFDSKVIRIDVELLHEKNPRQSANCQRVEITLRGKGPVARAEACAPDFYAALELAAGKLENRMRRANDRRRVHHGRHTPPSVRVGGVPADVTPVDATAPVGDAAGPSGTPEPATVGEPSQSIEAALVDGPLVTDLDEHLPGQIVREKVHQATPMHVDQALYEMELVGHDFFLFLCADTGQPSVVYRRHAFDYGLIRLGASVGSPDGAAAPEREPAHA
- a CDS encoding ComF family protein; amino-acid sequence: MRPARTTDDGPPGLLRAGGRALSDLVLPRVCAGCTRPGAVLCAACRSRLARPRLAEPRRHPPGFPPTVAAGAYAGPVRPAVLAFKEHGRAELGAPLGTALALAVVAVLAAVPAPAGPVVLVPVPTAPAAVRRRGRDQVRELAAHAVTELTAAGLAATVVPLLGRAGRTRDSAGLDAAARRANLAGRFHRLPVPLPPGSRLVLVDDVATSGATLTEAARALAAGAPAGPAEAVLAAVVAATERRVVRPAPRRSPATFTVRG
- the secA gene encoding preprotein translocase subunit SecA, with amino-acid sequence MVFNKILRAGEGKILRRLSKIADAVDLHEADTAALTDAELRAKTDEFKERYADGESLDLLLPEAFSVVREAAGRTLGQRHYPVQMMGGAALHLGNIAEMKTGEGKTLTGVLAAYLNALPGEGVHIVTTNDYLAARDAETMGRIHRFLGLTVGTIVSGQQPAERREQYACDITYGTNNEFGFDYLRDNMAWAKGDLVQRGHAYAIVDEVDSILIDEARTPLIISGPAETSAKWYGEFARIAPLMKRDRHYEVEEAKRTVAVSEEGVEFVEDQLGIDNLYEAVNTPLIGYLNNALKAKELFKKDQQYIVTNGEVLIVDEFTGRVLAGRRYNEGMHQAIEAKERVEIKDENQTLATITLQNYFRLYDKLSGMTGTAQTEAAELNQTYKLGVVPIPTNRPMVREDRADVIYKTEKAKFTAVVDDIAERHEAGQPVLVGTASVEKSEELAKYLLKRGIPHEVLNAKNHAREASIIAMAGRLGAVTVATNMAGRGTDIQLGGNSEFIADEQLRAKGLSPAETPEEYEAAWDDAVAAAKSQVKAEHDQVAEVGGLYVLGTERHESRRIDNQLRGRSGRQGDPGESRFYLSLGDDLMRRFNGPMLESMMNTLRVPEDQPIESKMVSRAIRSAQTQVEQQNFEVRKDVLKYDEVLNRQRTVIYDERRKVLDGEDLHVQVQTMVDDVVTAYVSGATETGYAEDWDLDQLWTGLKALYPVGLDQQEMLDRIADGDQSALSADDLKTELLADVHRAYDSREEALGSEVMRELERRVLLSVLDRKWREHLYEMDYLRAGIHLRAMANRDPVVEYQREGFDMFNAMLDGIKEESVGFLFNLEVKSQAQQEAEAAEKQAAAEAEALVRAQAGTQAVLARQAAAQAAAAQAAAAQAAAAQAAVTAAPVEAPSSNGNGTAPAAEAPAAAEAPAAPAPSSNGNGAGTTTSSARRTRKPAPATATVTAEPETSGTGTGPDLGVKGLGAPKQESLSYSAPSLDASPKESGPAKAAKSVTVTGTKDTPRNAPCPCGSGKKFKQCHGVAGA
- a CDS encoding pyridoxamine 5'-phosphate oxidase family protein gives rise to the protein MSSTADSPAPLLGPGLVAFFTERHLATLTTLRADGSPHVVPVGVTLDPATGTARVITSGTTAKARHVRDGQSRVAVCQVDGACWTTLEGTAVVRDDAASVADAEARYAARYRQPRENPARVVLEISVDRVLGNAERHRGPATEE
- a CDS encoding GNAT family N-acetyltransferase, which encodes MDLSGIDLTTETVRTERLVLRPFRPDDVDAVFTACQDPEIPRWIAAVGVPYTREDAAAFVTGEAPTQRREGTGLTVAIEADGVLVGASGVQRIGQHPIGPEVGYWIAPQARGHGYAAEAAHALADWAIGLGAPRVYLVADVANTGSQAVAVRAGFAREGVLRSYLHYRDGRRADAALFSRLPGD